CGCGCCGCTGCCGGTGAGCTGGGCGAGATAGGACGGGCCGCCGAGCTCCTTCATCTCCTCGTCCGCCTCGAACAAGGGGCGCAGCGTGACCGGCGATGCGATCATGTTGCGGTCGATCAGCTTCAATATCTGCTCGTAGATGCGGGCGTGCAGCGGCTCGTAGAAATGATCCGGACGAAGCTTCATCTGGATGTCTTCGGCGAGCCGGTTGTCGATCATGAGCGCGCCGAGCAGAGCCGCCTCGGCCTCGATATTGTGCGGGAGAGTCGTTGCTTCCGGTGCGGGCGCATCCGCAAGCCTGATGATGTTGTCAGCCATGCCCCCCTCTCCTCCTTTCCGGGCCCGGGCTCAAGCCAGCAAGTCTGTGGAACGCATGTGGATAAGCGCCGCCGCCCTCGCTAACAGGGCGCATGGCCGACCCGCGGATCATCGACATCGAACTGGACGAGCGCACGATCATCCGGCGCAGCGACGATATCGAGCGCGAGCGCCAGATCGCGATCTTCGACCTGCTCGAAGGCAATCGCTTCCAGCCCGCGGGCCTCGACGGCCCATTCCGCATTCTCCTCCGCATCGAGGAAGGCCGCCTCGCCATCGACGTCAAGGATGCGGGCGGCGCGGCGCTGGACACGATCCGGCTCGGCCTCGCCCGGTTCAAGCGCCCGGTGCGCGACTATTTCGCGATCTGCGAGAGCTATTTCAAAGCGGTGCGCTCCGATTCGGCCAAGGGCATCGAAACCATCGACATGGCTCGGCGAAGCATCCACAACGAGGCCGCCGAGCTCCTCCAGGAGTGCCTCAAGGACAAGATCGAGATGGATTTCGACACCGCCCGGCGCCTGTTCACCCTGATCTGCGTCCTCCATATCAAGTGAGCGCGTCGCGGCTGATCGGGCTGGCGGCCGGCATCGGCCTGCTCCTCGCCCTCGGCCTCTTTCTCTATGCCTCGAGCTGGCATCCGTCGAACCGCGCCTTCCCGATCCAGGGCGTCGACGTGTCGCACCACCAGGGCCGGATCGACTGGAAGCGGATCAAGCGCCAGGGCGTCGATTTCGCCTATCTGAAGGCGACCGAGGGCGCCGACCATCGCGACACGATGTTCACCGCCAATCTGAAGGCCAGCGCCGCCGCCGGCATCCCGCGCGGCGCCTATCATTTCTTTACCCTGTGCCGCTCGGGTGCCGATCAGGCGGCGAACTTCATCGCGGCCGTGCCCCGCAACCGCCGCCTGCTGCCGCCGGCCGTCGATCTCGAGTTCGGCGGCAATTGCGGCGCCCGTCCCGATCGGGTGGCGCTGCTGCGCGAGCTCGACATCTTCCTGAAGCGGGTCGAGGCCCATGCCGGCAAGCAAGCGATTCTCTACATCACCCGCGAGTTCGACGCCGCCTACCGCGTCAGCGAAGCCATCGATCGTCCGCTCTGGCTGCGCCGTCTCGCCCGCCGTCCCGATTACGGCGCGCGGCCGTGGGCATTGTGGCAGGCGTCCAACGTCCGGCGGCTTCGCGGGATCGGCGGACGGGTCGACTGGAACGTCGTCGCGCCCGGCTGCGACTTCCTGGCGCGCCGCGAGGCTTGCCCGCCGCCGCGGGACGGGCAAAGGTCGCCGACATGAAGACGCAACTCCCCTTCCTTCTCGCCGCCGCGACGTGCGCCGGCGGCTGCGCCGCCGATCCGCCGCCCTTCGCGCCGGTCGCGAACGTCGCCTATTCCGCAGTCGGCGCCGATCCGTTCTGGATGGTGACGATCGGCGACCACCGCATCGTGCTAACCCTCGGCCCGGCCGAAGGCGGCAAGGGCCTGGTCAGCCATGACTATCCCCGCGTGCTGCCGCGGGAAACCGAGACGACGACATTCTGGCAATCCGGCGAAGGGACCGACGTGATCAGCATCGAAGCGCGTAAAGAGAGTTGTGAGGCGGGCGGCCGCCGGTTCGAGGACCAGGTCCGGGTCACCTTGAGCGGCCGCATGCTCCAGGGCTGCGGCGGGCGCCTGCTCGCCGGAGGGCGCCGCTGATGTCGATCATGTCGGACAAGTGGATCCGCAGCCAGGCGCTCGGCAACGGCATGATCGAGCCGTTCGTCGACGGCCAGAAGCGCGAGGGCACGATCAGCTTCGGCCTCTCCTCCTACGGCTATGACGCCCGCGTCGCCGACGAGTTCAAGATCTTCACCAATGTCGACAACGCCCTCGTCGACCCCAAGGATTTCGCCTCGAACAGCTTCGTCGACCGCAAGACCGACGTCTGCATCATCCCGCCGAACAGCTTCGCCCTCGCCCGTACCGTCGAATATTTCCGGGTGCCGCGCGACGTGCTCGTCATCTGCCTCGGCAAATCGACCTACGCCCGCTGCGGGATCATCGTCAACGTCACCCCGCTCGAGCCCGGCTGGGAAGGCCACGTCACCCTCGAATTCTCGAACACCACGCCGCTGCCCGCCAAAATTTACGCCAACGAAGGCGCGTGCCAGTTCCTGTTCCTGCAGGGCAACGAACCCTGCGAAGTCAGCTACGCCGACCGCGCCGGCAAATATATGGGCCAGCGCGGCGTGACACTGCCCAAGCTGTAAGTATTCCTGTCCTCCCTGTCCGCGAAGCGGATGGGGAGGGGAACCAGCCGAAGGCTGGTGGAGGGGCCACTGCCTGCGTCTGGCGCACTAACGTGTGAGGGCGGTCATCGTAGTCGGCCCCTCCACCATGCTGCGCATGGTCCCCCTCCCCATCGCCTGCGGCGACAGGGAGGATGAGATTGCCCCCCTCCCAAACGCCGACAGGGCCCAGCCCTTCCAGGCCGAACCCTGCTCGCCCACGCGCCCCTGTCCGGCGCCGCGCGCTCACTTCTGCGTGTCTTCGAACTTCTTCCATTCGGCCTTGGTGAGGCAGAGCCGCGTCGACTTCATCCGACTGGTAGTGTCGTTGAAGGTCTTGCAGGTCTTCTTCTCGGCCTTGGCCGAAGCACCCGTGGTCATCGAGCTCTGCGCGCTCTGATCGCCGTCCTGGGCGGCCTTTGCGGCGGCCGGCGCGGCGGCGGCGATCATCGACAGGCTCGCAAATGCGGCAATCAGGACATCCCGTTTCATGGCCTTCAACTCCTCGGTAAGTGGCCATGTCTTTCTACGCCCCCACCGCCGCGAGCACCCGCCCGCCGGCAGACCCGGCCCCCGCGTTGGTCGAACGCCCTGCCGTTCGTCGACGAAATCTGCATTTCGCCGGAAAGTGAGGAGTCGCCCAGATCCTCCCCGAGCTCTGCTCGGGAGGGGGGTGGAGGCGGGTCGGCGAGCCGGGGGCTCGCCGAGAGCCGGAACCGGCTGCGCAGCAGCCGTCGCCGCCGGAGGCGGTGGTGGAGGGGGTTCCGAGACCCACGGGGCATTAGAGGGTTAGCGAGTTGTGGCCCTCCGATCCCCCCAGCCTGCGGCTGATCGCCGGTCCACAGCGGGTTCGGGCTCTCGGAACGCTCCCAGCTTTCCCTCCTTCCCGAGCTTGCTCGGGTAGATGCGCCTATCGCCCCTGGTGGCGGATGTTGCCGGGTCGGCCGCGCTTGCCTTGCGGCCGGGGCGGTCCCTTGCCGTCCTTGCCGCTCTTGCCGGGCTTGGCCGAGCGCTTGCCGTCGCGTCGGATCGTCCGCCGGCCGCGGTCGCCGCGGTCCACAAGGCCGGCGCTGCCGCCGGGCAGCTCGAAGCGCAGCCCGCCCGACACGGGGTTCGCCTCGACCAGCCGCAGCTTCAGCCTCTGCCCCGACGCGAACGCATGTCCGCTCTCCTCGCCGACCAGGGTCTGGCTCGCTTCCTCGTAGCGATAATATTCGGTGCCGAGCGTCGACACCGGCACCAGCCCGTCGCCGCCGAGCCCTTCCACCGTCGCGAAGAAGCCGAACGGCTGCACCCCGGTGATCCGGCAGTCGACGAGATCGCCGACCCGCTCCGACAGATAGGCGGCGACGTAGCGGTCGAGCGTCTCGCGCTCCGCCTCCATCGCGCGGCGTTCCAATTGCGAGATCAATTCGCCGGTGACGTCCATCGCCTCCAGATCGGCATCGGTCAGCCCGGTCTCGCGCACGTCCGGCCCGAGCCCGTAGGCGCGCACCAGCGAGCGGTGGACAATGAGATCGGCATAGCGCCGGATCGGGCTGGTGAAATGCGCATAGGAGCCGAGCGCGAGGCCGAAATGGCCGTGATTCTCCGGCCCGTAATAGGCCTGGGTCTGAGTGCGCAGGATCTGCTCCATCACCTGCGGCTTGAAATCGGACTCGCCGACCCGAGAGAGGATGTGATTGAAGGTCGACGGCTTGATCACCTGCCCCAATGCGAACTCGATCTCGAACGTCTTCAGATAATCCTTGAGCGCGACCAGCTTCTCGCGGCTCGGCGGCTCGTGATCGCGGTACATGACCGGCGCCTTCTTCGCCTCCAGCGCCTTGGCCGCGGCGACATTGGCCGCGATCATGTAGTCCTCGATGAGCTTGTGCGCGTCGAGCCGCTCGCGCGGCGCCACCGACAGGATCCGCCCCTTCTCGTCGAGCACCACCCGCCGCTCCGGCAGATCGAGATCGAGCGGCGCCCTCTTCTCCCGCGCCTTGTACATCGCCCGCCAGCACGCCCAGAGCGGCTTCAAGGTCGACTCGACCAGCGCCGGCGCGACCGGGGGCTCGTCGACGATCTCCGGCATCGAACAGGGCGAGGACGCGACTTCGACCGTCTCGGCGTCGTCCGCGGACGCGGACGATCGCCCCTCCGCCAAATCGATCGCCGCCTGCGCATCTTCGTAAGCGATGTTGGCCGCGATCCGCACCCGTGCCCGCGCGAAGCGCCACGACTTGATCTCGCCCGCCTTCGAAATCCGCAGGTGGCAGACCAGGCTCGCCCGGTCCTCGCCTTCCTTCAGCGAGCAGACGTGCGCGGACAATGTCTCGGGCAGCATCGGCACCACCCGGTCCGGGAAATAGACGCTGTTGCCGCGCTTGCGCGCTTCCTTGTCGAGCGCCGATCCCGGCCGCACGTAGAAGCTGACGTCGGCGATCGCGACGATCGCCTTCCAGCCGCCCTCGTTGCCGGGCTCGTCGTCCGCCGTCGCCCACACCGCATCGTCATGGTCCCGCGCATCCGCCGGATCGATCGCGACGATCGGGATGTGGGTGAGGTCTTCTCGCAATCCTCCCCGAGCTCGCTCGGGGAGGGGGGTGGAGGCGGGTCGGCGAGCCGGGGGCTCGCCGAGAGCCGGAACCGGCTGCGCAGCAGCCGTCGCGCCGCCGGCGGACGGTGGAGGGGCTGCGCCCGACTCGTCGGTCTTCGCTGGCGATTCATCTCCCGACTCACTGCCAGCCCCTCCACCCCTCGGCTTCGCCGAGCGGTCCCCCTCCCCGTTCCGGGGAGGACTTAGAGGCAGCCCCGCCATCCGTTCCGCTTCCTCCACCACCCGGTCGGAGAATTCGTGCGGGATGCCGTGCTTGTGGATGGCGATCAGGCTGAAGCTGCGCGGCGCGAACGGATCGCCCAGGATGTCGGACACGCGCGCGCTGATCCGCGGCGGCCGGCCGGTGCGCTCGGCCAGCACCAGGTCGCCCGGCTGCGCCTCACCCAATTCGGAGATGGGCAGTTCGCGCCGCTCCTTCTTCTCCACCGGCCGCAGCCAGTGGCGGTCGCCTTCCAGGTGGACGACGCCGAGGATGAGGTCCTCGCCCTTGGCGAGCTTCTTCATCGGGTGGGCGGCATAGCCGTTGCCGCGCGCTTCCGTGCGGGCCAGGATGCGGTCGCCGATGCCGAGCGCACCCGATCCGCCTTTGCCCTTGCGCTCGAGCACCCGGATCGCCGGCATCGGCGCCTCGGACTCCCAGCGCTCCGGCACCGCCCAGACCTGCCCGCTGTCGTCGACGTCCCTGACCCGCAGCACGGTGACCTTGGGGATGCCGCCGGCCTGGTGGAAGGCGCGGCCGGGCGAGCCTTCGATCAGCCCTTCGTCGGCCATGTCGCGCAGCAGGATCTTCAGCGCCTGCTTGTCGGCGCCGGAAAGCCCGAACGCGCGTGCCAGTTCGCGCTTGCCGGCGGGCTGGTCGCTGGTGGCGATGAAATCGAGGATCTGCTCCCGGCTGGGGAGGCCGTGCTGCCGGTTCTTAGCCATTCACTTCCGTCTTCTTGGGCGCACTCAGGGCTGCGCCGGGGGCTCATAGGGGCGGAACGCACCACCCGGCACCGCGGATGCAACCGGCGATTCATGGCCGTCGGCGGTCAGGGACGACACGCCGAACACGAAATCGTCGACGCGCACCCCCTTCAGCACCGCCCGCAGCCGCGCCGGCACGGCCGGGCCCTTGTCTTCGTTGGTTCCGACGACGAGATCGAGCCCGTTTTTCGGGTCGACCCGCAAGCTCCTGCTCCAATTGGCCTCGTCGGTCGCGCGCCAGCGGATCACATAGGCGTCCGCGCCTTTCACCGGCTCCCAGGTCAGGGTGGTGTTGGTCGACACCCCGCCCTCGGCGACCGGCGCCGGCGGCGGCGGCGCGCTCGCCAGCGCGGCCAGCGCGGCGACGTTCAGCTGCACGACCTTGCGCAGGTACGGAAAGTCCATCTTGTCGATCGTGTCGCCATACTCGACGCCGTTCTCGACGCGCAGATCCTGGTGCTGCCAATTGTAATTCTCGATCGCGACCGTGATCCGCACCGCCGGGAAGCCGAGATTGAGGAATTCGGTATGGTCGCCGCCGCGGCCGAAGCGGTCGTTGCGCCACACCTGGCGGACGTCGAGGCCGAGGCTGAGATCGTCGGCGAGCCCGTCCAGCCAGCGCGAGATGTTGCGCGACGGCGCGTCATTCTCGCCGCCAAGGCTCCGCATCGGCGCCCGCAGCGCCTCCCCGCCCTGCCAGCGCGGCCCTTCCGAGAACACCCGGACATGGGCGGCGTCGCACACGCCATCCGAGCTGCAGCTGTTGCCGATGATGTCGTTGTTCAGATTGGCGATGACTTCCCAGCCCTGCGCCTTGGCATAGTCGGCGAGGACCTTGCCGCCGTACAGCCCCTGCTCCTCGCCGGCGAGCGCCGCATAGACGATCGTGTAGGGAAATTTGTGGCGCGACAGCACCCGCGCCGCCTCGATCACCGCGGCGGTGCCGGAGCCGTCGTCATTCGCGCCCGGTGCGTCCTTGGTCACGTCCATCACGTCGCTGACCCGGCTGTCGATATGGCCGGTGATGATCACGACCCGGTTGGGATCCACGGTCCCGCGCTGGATCGCGATCGCATCGGCGATCTTCGTCGGGTTCGGCACCCGCCGCCCGGTGAACACCTGCGACGGCATCTCGGTGACGAGGCAGCCACCGCACGCTCTCGCGTAGCGCTTGAACTCGTCGATCACCCATCTCTGCGCGGCGCCGATCCCGCGCTTCGGATCGGTCTGCGACGACAAGGTGTGGCGCGTGCCGAAGCTCACCAGTGTCTCGACAATCGCCCGCAGCCGCGCCTCGTCGACCTGGTCCGCAATCGCCCGCGGCGGCGGCGTTGGGGCAGCGACTGCAGCGGTGGGGAGGAAGGCAGCGGCGGCAAGGAGCAGGGCGGGCAGCTTCATCAGGGTGCTGTGCGCCGTGAGTGCGCGACGTGCAAGGGCGAAGGCGTCGTGCTTCGCGGTTTCTGCGGGTTCGCTTCCTCACTGTCGCCGTAGGGGATGGTTAGAGGAACCGCGCAACGCGCGGCAGAAGTACGATCAGCGCCATCGTGCCGCCTAATTGAGCTATTACCACCCGGGATACGACATCCGCGCCGCGGGTGTTCGGCGCTGCGGCACGACGCCGGGTTTCTCGACGACGCGCGGCAGCGCTTGGGCGTACCGGTAAGGGAACACGGCGACTTCGGCGAGGGTGAGTGGCGTCACGCAAGATAGCATACATCGATACACCGTCACCAAAACCTGAGACTTGTGTGCGGGGTCTATCGAGTTCGGCTGACTTCTATGTCGCTTATGGCCGCCGTGACGCTCGTCACGCGCAGGCGGTGATATCGCGATGTACTTGCAAGACGACGAATGATCGTCGCAGCAGAGGAGAAACTTCATGAGCTTCCCCCGAACACGGCTCCACCCACCGGACCAGGCCTCCCCTAAACCGGTCGACGGCACGCTCGCATGAAAAAGAGTTTGCCAGTTCTGCGCCGGATCTGACTTAGCAGTTCGATCGAGCACAATTGCCAAGCCTCATCGAGGCGACCTGTGACGCCGCTCGCCTTACGGCGGGCGGCGTTATCGTCAGGAACGGATTAGAGGCCTGGATCAACATCTGACCTCGGAAAACAGCGCACACTCCGAGCACAGAAACAACTTCCTTAAGAAGTGTCTGATAAAATTGGGATAAACATCGCTCATCACGGACTACCACGTCCGGCAAGCATGCTACGGACATCATTGAGAAGATTCCGGTACTTCCTCAGATTGTAGCTTTCCCGGCTACGAAGGACCGCAGCCTGCTGCACCATTTCCTCAAGCCGCTCGCCAGCATGAACAAGCCATTGATAGGATTGACGATCCTCAATCACCTTAGCAAACTGTATAGCCTGATCGCTGTACCTCAATAGGTGATACGATCTTCGTTTATCTTTTTCGATACACGTCTGAAGGACTTCCATACTCTCTCGAATGCCGTCGAGCGCCGTCCCATCGTCGGGATCACGCTTCACCACGTCTATGTTCGCTTCAAAAAGTATCCTGGCGTGGGTGTTGCGAATCGAGTACACGCGGCCCCTCGTCTTTGACATC
The nucleotide sequence above comes from Sphingosinicella sp. BN140058. Encoded proteins:
- a CDS encoding GH25 family lysozyme; the encoded protein is MSASRLIGLAAGIGLLLALGLFLYASSWHPSNRAFPIQGVDVSHHQGRIDWKRIKRQGVDFAYLKATEGADHRDTMFTANLKASAAAGIPRGAYHFFTLCRSGADQAANFIAAVPRNRRLLPPAVDLEFGGNCGARPDRVALLRELDIFLKRVEAHAGKQAILYITREFDAAYRVSEAIDRPLWLRRLARRPDYGARPWALWQASNVRRLRGIGGRVDWNVVAPGCDFLARREACPPPRDGQRSPT
- a CDS encoding M28 family peptidase; translation: MKLPALLLAAAAFLPTAAVAAPTPPPRAIADQVDEARLRAIVETLVSFGTRHTLSSQTDPKRGIGAAQRWVIDEFKRYARACGGCLVTEMPSQVFTGRRVPNPTKIADAIAIQRGTVDPNRVVIITGHIDSRVSDVMDVTKDAPGANDDGSGTAAVIEAARVLSRHKFPYTIVYAALAGEEQGLYGGKVLADYAKAQGWEVIANLNNDIIGNSCSSDGVCDAAHVRVFSEGPRWQGGEALRAPMRSLGGENDAPSRNISRWLDGLADDLSLGLDVRQVWRNDRFGRGGDHTEFLNLGFPAVRITVAIENYNWQHQDLRVENGVEYGDTIDKMDFPYLRKVVQLNVAALAALASAPPPPAPVAEGGVSTNTTLTWEPVKGADAYVIRWRATDEANWSRSLRVDPKNGLDLVVGTNEDKGPAVPARLRAVLKGVRVDDFVFGVSSLTADGHESPVASAVPGGAFRPYEPPAQP
- a CDS encoding ribonuclease R family protein, encoding MAKNRQHGLPSREQILDFIATSDQPAGKRELARAFGLSGADKQALKILLRDMADEGLIEGSPGRAFHQAGGIPKVTVLRVRDVDDSGQVWAVPERWESEAPMPAIRVLERKGKGGSGALGIGDRILARTEARGNGYAAHPMKKLAKGEDLILGVVHLEGDRHWLRPVEKKERRELPISELGEAQPGDLVLAERTGRPPRISARVSDILGDPFAPRSFSLIAIHKHGIPHEFSDRVVEEAERMAGLPLSPPRNGEGDRSAKPRGGGAGSESGDESPAKTDESGAAPPPSAGGATAAAQPVPALGEPPARRPASTPLPERARGGLREDLTHIPIVAIDPADARDHDDAVWATADDEPGNEGGWKAIVAIADVSFYVRPGSALDKEARKRGNSVYFPDRVVPMLPETLSAHVCSLKEGEDRASLVCHLRISKAGEIKSWRFARARVRIAANIAYEDAQAAIDLAEGRSSASADDAETVEVASSPCSMPEIVDEPPVAPALVESTLKPLWACWRAMYKAREKRAPLDLDLPERRVVLDEKGRILSVAPRERLDAHKLIEDYMIAANVAAAKALEAKKAPVMYRDHEPPSREKLVALKDYLKTFEIEFALGQVIKPSTFNHILSRVGESDFKPQVMEQILRTQTQAYYGPENHGHFGLALGSYAHFTSPIRRYADLIVHRSLVRAYGLGPDVRETGLTDADLEAMDVTGELISQLERRAMEAERETLDRYVAAYLSERVGDLVDCRITGVQPFGFFATVEGLGGDGLVPVSTLGTEYYRYEEASQTLVGEESGHAFASGQRLKLRLVEANPVSGGLRFELPGGSAGLVDRGDRGRRTIRRDGKRSAKPGKSGKDGKGPPRPQGKRGRPGNIRHQGR
- the dcd gene encoding dCTP deaminase encodes the protein MSIMSDKWIRSQALGNGMIEPFVDGQKREGTISFGLSSYGYDARVADEFKIFTNVDNALVDPKDFASNSFVDRKTDVCIIPPNSFALARTVEYFRVPRDVLVICLGKSTYARCGIIVNVTPLEPGWEGHVTLEFSNTTPLPAKIYANEGACQFLFLQGNEPCEVSYADRAGKYMGQRGVTLPKL
- a CDS encoding UPF0262 family protein, whose translation is MADPRIIDIELDERTIIRRSDDIERERQIAIFDLLEGNRFQPAGLDGPFRILLRIEEGRLAIDVKDAGGAALDTIRLGLARFKRPVRDYFAICESYFKAVRSDSAKGIETIDMARRSIHNEAAELLQECLKDKIEMDFDTARRLFTLICVLHIK